From a region of the Paenibacillus sp. FSL R10-2734 genome:
- a CDS encoding GDSL-type esterase/lipase family protein has translation MKELFPRRGLPNVIQKLENGDTVTIVYFGGSNTRSEGYRVMTADWLREQYPQADIRSINAGINGTGSDLGCARLETDVLRHQPDLVFVEFVGNDGGDPESKARIEGIVRQIRKRNRFTDILFVYTVKERDVAGFQSGEYQKGALMQEEVADYYGIPSIHLGVAVSHLVSEGKLIFTSKENVSIPGAVIFTQDSIHPTIPEGHQIWTDTITRSFDKISELRDHLGRVEHHLPQNPLVPANPWEYAAMLSLDSITDFSAGWSYMTPDDFALVREYNWLFPGLWRAVDPGEAITVQFEGTHIGLFDIGGPDSGRLKVSVDGGEPFIVDRFTLHNDHNRNQYIFLPELPNGKHTVRFEVDTEKTVKAAVFEACGNERSSEHVRQHPDWYDQTVIQLGKLLLVQPPL, from the coding sequence ATGAAGGAATTATTCCCGCGAAGAGGGCTCCCTAATGTAATTCAGAAGTTGGAAAATGGGGATACCGTAACAATCGTCTATTTCGGTGGTAGCAATACTCGTTCTGAAGGATACAGGGTCATGACGGCGGATTGGCTTCGTGAGCAATATCCTCAGGCGGATATTCGCTCTATAAATGCAGGCATTAATGGGACAGGATCGGATTTGGGCTGTGCCCGTTTGGAGACAGACGTACTGCGTCATCAGCCTGATCTAGTATTTGTTGAATTTGTCGGTAACGATGGCGGAGATCCCGAATCCAAGGCGCGGATCGAAGGAATTGTTCGTCAGATCCGCAAGCGGAACCGGTTTACCGATATCCTGTTCGTTTATACGGTGAAGGAGCGGGATGTGGCCGGATTTCAGTCTGGGGAATACCAGAAGGGGGCTTTAATGCAAGAGGAAGTGGCCGACTACTATGGTATTCCTTCGATTCATCTGGGCGTAGCGGTCAGTCACTTGGTGTCGGAGGGAAAGCTCATTTTTACCTCAAAGGAAAACGTGTCCATTCCGGGAGCCGTTATTTTTACGCAAGATTCGATCCATCCGACCATTCCCGAAGGACACCAGATTTGGACGGATACGATTACCCGGTCATTCGATAAAATTAGCGAACTTCGAGATCATCTGGGAAGGGTGGAACATCACTTGCCTCAGAATCCGTTAGTCCCGGCTAATCCTTGGGAGTATGCGGCCATGCTGTCACTGGATAGTATTACCGATTTTTCCGCAGGATGGTCTTACATGACTCCCGATGATTTTGCTTTAGTGCGCGAGTACAATTGGTTGTTCCCCGGCCTATGGCGAGCAGTCGATCCTGGAGAGGCTATCACGGTGCAGTTCGAGGGAACCCATATCGGGTTATTCGATATCGGCGGGCCTGATTCAGGCAGATTGAAGGTGTCGGTGGATGGTGGGGAACCCTTTATTGTCGATCGATTCACACTACACAATGATCATAATCGTAATCAGTATATATTCTTGCCGGAGCTCCCGAATGGGAAACATACGGTTCGCTTCGAAGTCGATACCGAGAAGACAGTCAAAGCAGCCGTATTTGAGGCATGCGGCAATGAACGAAGTAGTGAGCATGTTCGGCAGCATCCAGATTGGTACGATCAAACGGTGATCCAGCTAGGGAAGTTGTTATTGGTGCAGCCGCCATTATAA
- a CDS encoding FAD-dependent oxidoreductase yields the protein MEVIKMELIKADVTVVGGGIAGICAAIAAARQGLQVSLINDRPVLGGNASSEVRVHINGSAYLGNSPSYYAREGGLVEELKLKIFHYNPLYNKKLMLSLSDAVLLDMVYAEPNISLFLNTCVHETGMENGRIKWVEGLQLASERKFRFESRNYIDCSGDGVVGYQAGALFRWGREAKHEYKEELAPEVADHYTMGDTILFQARNVEYSVPYKRPGFAYDITKLAFFDSIRKGLNHRAFPRKINGLGGLWWLEYGGHMDIIKNNEDIALELRKLVYGIWDYIKNSGEFDDVDNLILDYVCPIPGKRESRRFIGDHMLSQNDLTAKPHFDDAVSVGGWYMDLHANKGIYDEGPATAWNFVPGLYNIPFRSLYSRNIPNLMFAGRNISATHVAFGSTRVMATCGCMGQAVGTAASLCLKYEIDPAAIVDSHMEELQALLLRDGQTIVGLQEELDPYFADGLTIHASSQRSYDNLHPTEEISLEKGLCLVLPIQTSVAESVRIKIKNISEYSETLHVKLFGGERKENYIPTSELKDYGLIITAGHDDWITLDLDCKKPADDKIYIILEGTASLVVYVNEEKMTGSVTFHYRPEEPSRLKKLNKSICFKDLLPSQIMYNSENVVNGYSRPYGLPNGWISERTEGQEWLEFRFASPKNLDEIHLVFNSQLDLEHFDDPIETLIQDYDMTLTLEDGSERTIITRGNYLTLNKHKVDAKEVTQIRFDFCATYGSPYFEVFAVKCFAPKNDK from the coding sequence ATGGAGGTTATCAAAATGGAGCTTATTAAAGCAGATGTAACCGTCGTAGGCGGAGGTATTGCTGGGATATGCGCTGCCATTGCTGCCGCACGCCAAGGGCTGCAGGTTTCACTTATTAATGATCGACCGGTTCTTGGGGGAAATGCGAGCAGCGAGGTCAGGGTTCATATCAACGGGTCGGCATATCTCGGAAACAGTCCCTCCTATTATGCACGCGAGGGCGGGTTGGTGGAAGAACTCAAGCTGAAGATTTTTCACTATAATCCGTTATACAACAAGAAGCTTATGCTTTCGCTTTCGGATGCGGTCTTGTTGGATATGGTTTATGCTGAGCCTAACATTTCTCTATTTCTGAATACATGCGTGCATGAAACGGGCATGGAGAACGGCAGAATTAAATGGGTGGAGGGCCTTCAATTGGCTTCCGAAAGAAAATTTCGATTTGAAAGCCGAAACTACATCGATTGCTCCGGAGATGGCGTTGTCGGATATCAAGCAGGTGCTCTCTTCCGATGGGGTAGAGAAGCGAAGCATGAATACAAGGAGGAATTGGCTCCTGAAGTGGCGGATCATTACACCATGGGGGATACGATCCTGTTTCAAGCACGTAACGTAGAATATTCCGTTCCTTACAAAAGGCCTGGCTTTGCGTATGATATTACGAAGTTGGCCTTTTTCGATAGTATCAGAAAAGGTTTAAACCATCGGGCATTTCCAAGAAAAATCAACGGGCTTGGCGGATTGTGGTGGCTGGAATACGGCGGACATATGGATATTATCAAGAATAATGAAGACATCGCATTGGAGCTGCGGAAATTGGTGTACGGGATTTGGGATTATATCAAAAATAGCGGCGAATTTGATGATGTGGACAATCTCATCTTGGATTATGTATGCCCGATTCCGGGAAAACGGGAGTCGAGGCGGTTTATTGGGGATCACATGTTGTCTCAGAACGACCTTACAGCAAAGCCGCATTTCGATGATGCTGTATCCGTTGGAGGATGGTATATGGATTTACATGCGAATAAGGGCATCTACGACGAGGGGCCGGCTACAGCATGGAATTTCGTGCCTGGATTGTACAATATCCCTTTCCGCAGTTTATATTCAAGAAATATTCCTAATCTCATGTTTGCTGGTCGAAATATAAGCGCTACTCATGTGGCTTTCGGATCTACAAGGGTAATGGCAACCTGCGGTTGTATGGGGCAGGCGGTTGGAACGGCTGCTTCGTTATGCTTGAAATATGAGATAGACCCCGCGGCCATAGTCGACTCTCATATGGAGGAACTGCAGGCGCTGCTGCTTCGAGATGGCCAAACGATTGTAGGGCTTCAAGAGGAATTGGATCCTTACTTCGCTGACGGATTAACTATTCATGCCTCGTCTCAGCGCAGCTATGACAATCTTCATCCAACCGAAGAGATTTCCTTGGAGAAAGGGTTATGTTTGGTCTTGCCGATTCAGACATCCGTGGCTGAAAGCGTACGGATCAAAATTAAAAATATTTCCGAGTATTCGGAAACTCTGCATGTGAAGCTGTTTGGCGGGGAACGGAAGGAAAACTACATTCCCACCAGCGAGTTGAAAGACTACGGCTTGATTATTACAGCCGGTCATGACGACTGGATTACGCTAGACTTGGACTGCAAGAAACCGGCTGACGATAAAATCTACATTATATTGGAAGGTACGGCGAGCCTTGTCGTATACGTTAATGAAGAGAAAATGACTGGATCGGTTACCTTCCATTATAGGCCGGAAGAGCCGTCCAGGCTGAAGAAACTCAATAAGAGCATTTGCTTCAAGGATCTGTTACCATCTCAGATTATGTATAATTCCGAGAATGTCGTCAACGGCTACTCCAGACCTTATGGTCTACCGAACGGCTGGATTTCTGAACGTACGGAAGGACAGGAATGGTTGGAATTCCGTTTTGCCAGTCCCAAAAATCTGGACGAAATCCATCTTGTTTTCAATTCGCAGCTAGATTTGGAGCATTTCGACGATCCGATCGAGACTCTTATCCAAGATTATGATATGACCTTGACCTTAGAAGACGGAAGCGAGAGGACAATCATAACTCGTGGGAATTATCTCACCTTGAATAAACATAAGGTGGATGCGAAAGAGGTAACCCAAATCCGCTTCGATTTCTGTGCCACATATGGTTCGCCTTACTTTGAAGTGTTTGCTGTAAAATGCTTTGCTCCTAAAAACGATAAATGA
- a CDS encoding AraC family transcriptional regulator produces MMVRDYTCFIVDDEDLIIQRLELFFYELSHRDKRFHLVGKANNGLKGIEEILKLKPDIVISDVVMPIMDGISMIEQLKPKLPHTQYILLTAYSSFEYAQRAIQANVLEYIVKVPLREADLNRALDKAAGILNEVKKKEAEFQSLNVSVLENKYRVRKQFFNELIRGEIPSHRASDFANRMQFHFFQANYCCFIVEMNQYESFRNEYSASDQNILKYAITNIIEETVVNGGRGVAADLSDNRFIGFLSWENNRSDMDTEYACHSLGNQIVSHLHQYLNQKVSVAFGGPHRGWESIKQAYIEANNVSEDFYYHAEKVVKTPMHRFHYRNDKKEDVQLKMADFLKWVQRKVSKEELEKEISDLNQFMMDYKIHKSIMAPMLQDLYRDITAKFKLGNSLTTEVSEFPIKFMTFREQLAYIGDFTFEYVHTGQQLHRVEIMSAMRFIEKHLKQRLTLEAIAEEVNLAPSYFSSLFKKTMNEGVISYINRKKIQLALELLNVQDYSLLELCEEVGIVNEGYFCKLFKEYTGDTPKQYRIKMTRYESK; encoded by the coding sequence ATGATGGTGAGAGACTACACCTGCTTCATTGTTGACGATGAAGATCTAATCATTCAAAGATTGGAATTGTTTTTTTACGAACTCTCCCATAGGGATAAGCGATTTCATTTAGTGGGCAAAGCGAATAATGGACTGAAGGGGATAGAGGAGATCTTAAAGCTTAAGCCGGACATCGTGATATCTGATGTCGTTATGCCGATAATGGATGGAATTTCCATGATTGAGCAACTAAAGCCAAAGCTTCCCCATACCCAATATATTCTTTTGACTGCCTATTCATCCTTTGAATACGCCCAGCGAGCTATTCAAGCCAACGTATTGGAGTACATTGTTAAGGTTCCGCTCAGGGAAGCGGATTTGAATCGCGCTTTAGATAAGGCAGCTGGGATTTTAAATGAGGTTAAGAAAAAAGAAGCGGAATTTCAATCGTTAAACGTATCCGTGCTTGAAAATAAATATAGAGTCCGCAAGCAATTTTTTAACGAGCTTATTAGAGGCGAAATTCCTTCTCATCGGGCATCGGATTTTGCTAATCGAATGCAGTTCCATTTCTTTCAAGCCAACTATTGTTGCTTCATTGTTGAAATGAATCAGTATGAGAGTTTCCGAAACGAATATTCAGCGTCTGATCAAAACATCTTGAAATATGCCATTACGAATATAATCGAAGAAACTGTGGTAAATGGTGGCAGAGGTGTAGCTGCGGATCTATCTGATAATCGTTTTATTGGCTTTCTTTCTTGGGAAAATAATCGTAGTGATATGGATACGGAATATGCTTGCCATTCATTGGGTAATCAGATCGTCTCCCATTTACATCAATATTTGAATCAAAAGGTTTCCGTCGCTTTTGGAGGTCCGCACAGAGGCTGGGAATCCATTAAACAAGCTTACATAGAAGCTAATAACGTGAGTGAGGATTTCTATTATCATGCGGAGAAAGTAGTCAAAACACCCATGCATCGGTTCCATTACCGGAATGACAAAAAGGAGGACGTTCAGCTGAAAATGGCTGATTTTCTCAAATGGGTACAAAGAAAAGTTTCCAAGGAAGAACTGGAGAAAGAAATCTCTGATTTAAACCAATTTATGATGGATTATAAAATTCATAAGTCGATCATGGCACCTATGCTTCAAGACTTGTACAGAGATATTACTGCGAAATTTAAATTGGGGAACTCGTTGACCACGGAAGTATCAGAGTTTCCTATAAAATTCATGACATTTCGGGAGCAGCTTGCCTATATTGGCGACTTCACCTTCGAATATGTACACACTGGCCAACAATTACATCGCGTAGAAATCATGAGTGCTATGCGGTTTATAGAGAAACACCTGAAACAACGATTAACACTGGAGGCTATTGCCGAGGAAGTGAATTTAGCCCCATCGTATTTTAGCAGCTTATTTAAAAAAACAATGAATGAAGGCGTTATCAGCTACATCAACCGCAAAAAAATTCAATTAGCTCTCGAGCTGTTAAATGTTCAGGATTATTCTTTATTGGAATTGTGCGAGGAAGTAGGAATTGTGAATGAAGGTTATTTTTGCAAATTATTTAAAGAATATACGGGTGATACGCCTAAGCAATATCGGATAAAAATGACACGGTACGAATCCAAATAA
- a CDS encoding histidine kinase, protein MRRRISLPLKLFFIVFAFVLSCIILISQLSYRYVQKEIRTTDIYYTNQILDKVDQYFTVNFSSFQTILFSVETSVKANIDNTEVIKKQLRELYELNSNYVSNIYLIKSDLSILGGSTPTRIFDEPLSEREPLFDAADKNRRTTFVSDPYKSKYSGWTVTMVRYLNGAPFPMAIAVDLDLNAIEETLFKINKKEQMNLALITASGKIIAGFSENKGPLNIQDHTFSIGETTAEQLLDTTETSLQLHTKDGIRVSLLKKPTEKFNWTIISINDESRLKAALSRLETYYIGLLAAGFLLSLFISFFIAKYIRNPLYALKTKMKRVEQGILTTTISINRNDEFGDLSRAFDRMLQQIVELIREAELSNEFERKLEIQVLQSQINPHFLYNTLGSISNVIRLGQIEKVDVVIESLISILEYGIADASEKVTLRQELQNVSDYIAIQNIRYNRNFQLIENIELGLIDFPVFRMLLQPLVENSIFHGYNGGGIEGPITIHAYREGGVVIIEVVDQGEGISADKINHILISEPSDVEVKRKRIGLNNIHGRIRLHYGEQFGLQIISIPKEITRVRALFPAGLFKGDV, encoded by the coding sequence ATGCGAAGAAGAATCAGCTTGCCTTTAAAATTATTTTTTATCGTGTTTGCATTTGTATTAAGCTGCATAATCTTGATAAGCCAATTGTCTTATCGCTATGTCCAAAAGGAAATAAGAACCACTGACATTTATTACACCAACCAAATCCTTGACAAGGTAGATCAGTATTTCACAGTTAATTTCTCCTCCTTCCAGACGATCCTGTTCTCGGTCGAAACATCGGTGAAAGCCAACATTGACAATACGGAAGTGATTAAAAAGCAATTAAGAGAGCTGTATGAGCTCAACAGTAATTACGTCAGTAATATTTATTTGATCAAAAGCGATTTATCCATTCTAGGTGGAAGTACACCTACCCGAATATTCGATGAACCTTTATCTGAAAGAGAACCTTTGTTTGATGCGGCTGATAAGAACAGAAGGACTACATTCGTCAGTGATCCTTACAAATCTAAATATTCCGGCTGGACAGTTACGATGGTTCGATATCTGAACGGCGCTCCGTTTCCTATGGCCATTGCGGTAGATTTGGATCTAAATGCCATTGAAGAAACCTTGTTCAAGATTAATAAAAAAGAACAAATGAATTTGGCTCTAATCACCGCATCGGGGAAAATTATTGCCGGATTTTCGGAAAATAAAGGACCACTGAATATTCAGGATCATACTTTTTCAATCGGGGAAACGACAGCGGAACAACTTCTGGATACTACAGAAACAAGCCTTCAACTACATACCAAGGATGGCATTCGGGTCTCCCTTCTGAAAAAACCGACTGAGAAATTCAACTGGACCATCATCTCGATCAACGATGAATCACGCTTGAAAGCTGCTTTGTCCAGATTGGAAACCTATTATATTGGACTTCTAGCTGCAGGTTTTCTCTTAAGCCTGTTCATTTCCTTTTTTATTGCTAAATATATAAGGAACCCACTTTATGCGCTCAAAACAAAAATGAAGCGGGTGGAACAAGGCATCCTCACTACTACAATATCGATTAACCGAAACGATGAGTTTGGAGATCTCTCCCGAGCATTCGATCGTATGCTGCAGCAAATTGTGGAACTGATTCGGGAAGCTGAGCTTTCAAATGAATTTGAGCGGAAGCTTGAAATCCAAGTGCTGCAGTCACAAATAAACCCTCATTTTCTGTATAACACGCTTGGTTCTATCAGCAATGTCATACGACTCGGACAAATAGAGAAAGTAGATGTGGTGATCGAGTCTCTCATTTCAATATTGGAATATGGAATAGCCGATGCTTCGGAGAAGGTTACATTACGTCAGGAATTGCAAAATGTATCGGACTATATTGCCATCCAGAACATCCGCTATAACAGAAACTTCCAATTGATTGAAAATATCGAACTAGGATTAATAGACTTTCCAGTTTTTCGAATGCTGCTGCAGCCCCTTGTGGAGAATAGTATCTTCCATGGTTATAACGGAGGAGGAATCGAAGGCCCAATTACTATTCATGCGTATAGGGAGGGTGGAGTCGTCATCATAGAAGTAGTTGATCAAGGCGAGGGGATTTCAGCTGATAAAATAAATCACATTTTAATTTCAGAACCAAGTGATGTGGAAGTGAAAAGGAAAAGAATCGGATTAAATAATATTCATGGCCGAATAAGACTTCACTACGGTGAACAGTTCGGGCTCCAAATCATAAGCATACCTAAGGAAATAACCCGTGTTCGCGCCTTATTCCCAGCAGGCTTATTTAAAGGAGATGTATGA